CTAAAGCGGCAACCGTCAATATCGACGTAACGGTTGAAAAAGAAGCGTGTCCTTTAGGGCTCGCCCCAACCGCCAGTACCACTGCAACACTGGCCATGGGCGATGCCCTGGCTATTTCACTGCTGGAGTCCCGCGGCTTCACCGAGGAGGATTTTGCCCGCTCGCATCCCGGCGGCACCTTGGGCAAGCGACTCCTGCTGCGGGTCGAAGACCTGATGCACGCCGGGGCGACGACCCCCAGGGTGCGCGCCGGTGCCACGATAGCCGATGCCCTGGTGGAAATGACCCAAAAAGGGCTTGGCATGACGACCATCGTCGATGCCGAAGGCCACCTTCAGGGTGTCTTTACCGACGGAGATTTACGGCGCGCATTGGCACAACCGGCCGACATTCAAAACACGCCGATTGAACGAGTCATGACCCGAAACGGTCACAGGGTGAACAGCCAAATCCTGGCAGCGGAAGCTTTGAATGTGATGCAAACATACAAGATCCAACAGCTTGTGGTCGTGGACGACGAGGAGCGAGTCATCGGCGCCTTGACCATGCATGACCTACTTCGGGCAGGCGTGGCATGAAGGTCAACGATTCGATCAGGGGGCGGGCACAGCACATACGCCTGGTGGTGTTTGATGTGGACGGCGTATTAACCGACGGCCGGATCTATCTCACCC
The sequence above is a segment of the Pseudomonadota bacterium genome. Coding sequences within it:
- a CDS encoding KpsF/GutQ family sugar-phosphate isomerase, with the translated sequence MNSEAVKKMALAVLETEADAVLALRERIDHNFVLACQHLWNCSGRIVVTGMGKSGHVGTKIAATLASTGSPAFFLHPAEASHGDLGMITAQDVVLALSNSGETREILEILPIIKRQGVALIAMTGNPRSTLAKAATVNIDVTVEKEACPLGLAPTASTTATLAMGDALAISLLESRGFTEEDFARSHPGGTLGKRLLLRVEDLMHAGATTPRVRAGATIADALVEMTQKGLGMTTIVDAEGHLQGVFTDGDLRRALAQPADIQNTPIERVMTRNGHRVNSQILAAEALNVMQTYKIQQLVVVDDEERVIGALTMHDLLRAGVA